A genome region from Meriones unguiculatus strain TT.TT164.6M chromosome 2, Bangor_MerUng_6.1, whole genome shotgun sequence includes the following:
- the Socs2 gene encoding suppressor of cytokine signaling 2 isoform X3: protein MTLRCLETSGNGADRTRSHWGAAGPAEEPSPEAARLAKALRELSQTGWYWGSMTVNEAKEKLKEAPEGTFLIRDSSHSDYLLTISVKTSAGPTNLRIEYQDGKFRLDSIICVKSKLKQFDSVVHLIDYYVQMCKDKRTGPEAPRNGTVHLYLTKPLYTSAPTLQHFCRLTINKCTGTIWGLPLPTRLKDYLEEYKFQV from the exons ATGACCCTGCGGTGCCTGGAGACGTCCGGGAATGGCGCGGACAGGACGCGGAGCCACTGGGGGGCCGCGGGGCCGGCCGAGGAACCGTCCCCAGAGGCGGCGCGACTGGCGAAGGCCCTGCGCGAGCTGAGCCAGACAG GATGGTACTGGGGAAGTATGACTGTTAATGAAGccaaagagaaattaaaagaGGCGCCAGAAGGAACTTTCTTGATTAGAGATAGCTCACATTCAGACTACCTACTAACCATATCTGTAAAGACGTCAGCTGGACCGACTAACCTGCGGATTGAGTACCAAGATGGGAAGTTCAGATTGGATTCTATCATATGTGTCAAGTCCAAGCTAAAACAGTTTGACAGCGTGGTTCATCTGATTGACTACTATGTtcagatgtgcaaggataaacgGACAGGCCCGGAAGCCCCTCGCAATGGGACTGTTCACCTGTATCTGACCAAACCCCTGTATACATCAGCACCAACTCTGCAGCATTTCTGTCGACTCACCATTAACAAATGTACCGGTACCATCTGGGGACTGCCTTTACCAACGAGACTAAAAGATTACTTGGAAGAGTATAAATTCCAGGTATaa
- the Socs2 gene encoding suppressor of cytokine signaling 2 isoform X2: protein MTLRCLETSGNGADRTRSHWGAAGPAEEPSPEAARLAKALRELSQTGWYWGSMTVNEAKEKLKEAPEGTFLIRDSSHSDYLLTISVKTSAGPTNLRIEYQDGKFRLDSIICVKSKLKQFDSVVHLIDYYVQMCKDKRTGPEAPRNGTVHLYLTKPLYTSAPTLQHFCRLTINKCTGTIWGLPLPTRLKDYLEEYKFQVNSVKDAVSVTVPAL, encoded by the exons ATGACCCTGCGGTGCCTGGAGACGTCCGGGAATGGCGCGGACAGGACGCGGAGCCACTGGGGGGCCGCGGGGCCGGCCGAGGAACCGTCCCCAGAGGCGGCGCGACTGGCGAAGGCCCTGCGCGAGCTGAGCCAGACAG GATGGTACTGGGGAAGTATGACTGTTAATGAAGccaaagagaaattaaaagaGGCGCCAGAAGGAACTTTCTTGATTAGAGATAGCTCACATTCAGACTACCTACTAACCATATCTGTAAAGACGTCAGCTGGACCGACTAACCTGCGGATTGAGTACCAAGATGGGAAGTTCAGATTGGATTCTATCATATGTGTCAAGTCCAAGCTAAAACAGTTTGACAGCGTGGTTCATCTGATTGACTACTATGTtcagatgtgcaaggataaacgGACAGGCCCGGAAGCCCCTCGCAATGGGACTGTTCACCTGTATCTGACCAAACCCCTGTATACATCAGCACCAACTCTGCAGCATTTCTGTCGACTCACCATTAACAAATGTACCGGTACCATCTGGGGACTGCCTTTACCAACGAGACTAAAAGATTACTTGGAAGAGTATAAATTCCAG GTAAATTCTGTGAAGgatgctgtctcagtcactgtcccagcgctgtga
- the Socs2 gene encoding suppressor of cytokine signaling 2 isoform X1 encodes MTLRCLETSGNGADRTRSHWGAAGPAEEPSPEAARLAKALRELSQTGWYWGSMTVNEAKEKLKEAPEGTFLIRDSSHSDYLLTISVKTSAGPTNLRIEYQDGKFRLDSIICVKSKLKQFDSVVHLIDYYVQMCKDKRTGPEAPRNGTVHLYLTKPLYTSAPTLQHFCRLTINKCTGTIWGLPLPTRLKDYLEEYKFQENPPLHVISAQGSCFPDVTLLPG; translated from the exons ATGACCCTGCGGTGCCTGGAGACGTCCGGGAATGGCGCGGACAGGACGCGGAGCCACTGGGGGGCCGCGGGGCCGGCCGAGGAACCGTCCCCAGAGGCGGCGCGACTGGCGAAGGCCCTGCGCGAGCTGAGCCAGACAG GATGGTACTGGGGAAGTATGACTGTTAATGAAGccaaagagaaattaaaagaGGCGCCAGAAGGAACTTTCTTGATTAGAGATAGCTCACATTCAGACTACCTACTAACCATATCTGTAAAGACGTCAGCTGGACCGACTAACCTGCGGATTGAGTACCAAGATGGGAAGTTCAGATTGGATTCTATCATATGTGTCAAGTCCAAGCTAAAACAGTTTGACAGCGTGGTTCATCTGATTGACTACTATGTtcagatgtgcaaggataaacgGACAGGCCCGGAAGCCCCTCGCAATGGGACTGTTCACCTGTATCTGACCAAACCCCTGTATACATCAGCACCAACTCTGCAGCATTTCTGTCGACTCACCATTAACAAATGTACCGGTACCATCTGGGGACTGCCTTTACCAACGAGACTAAAAGATTACTTGGAAGAGTATAAATTCCAG GAAAACCCTCCTCTCCATGTCATTTCTGCCCAGGGAAGCTGTTTTCCCGATGTGACTTTGCTACCTGGATGA
- the Socs2 gene encoding suppressor of cytokine signaling 2 isoform X4, whose amino-acid sequence MTLRCLETSGNGADRTRSHWGAAGPAEEPSPEAARLAKALRELSQTGWYWGSMTVNEAKEKLKEAPEGTFLIRDSSHSDYLLTISVKTSAGPTNLRIEYQDGKFRLDSIICVKSKLKQFDSVVHLIDYYVQMCKDKRTGPEAPRNGTVHLYLTKPLYTSAPTLQHFCRLTINKCTGTIWGLPLPTRLKDYLEEYKFQ is encoded by the exons ATGACCCTGCGGTGCCTGGAGACGTCCGGGAATGGCGCGGACAGGACGCGGAGCCACTGGGGGGCCGCGGGGCCGGCCGAGGAACCGTCCCCAGAGGCGGCGCGACTGGCGAAGGCCCTGCGCGAGCTGAGCCAGACAG GATGGTACTGGGGAAGTATGACTGTTAATGAAGccaaagagaaattaaaagaGGCGCCAGAAGGAACTTTCTTGATTAGAGATAGCTCACATTCAGACTACCTACTAACCATATCTGTAAAGACGTCAGCTGGACCGACTAACCTGCGGATTGAGTACCAAGATGGGAAGTTCAGATTGGATTCTATCATATGTGTCAAGTCCAAGCTAAAACAGTTTGACAGCGTGGTTCATCTGATTGACTACTATGTtcagatgtgcaaggataaacgGACAGGCCCGGAAGCCCCTCGCAATGGGACTGTTCACCTGTATCTGACCAAACCCCTGTATACATCAGCACCAACTCTGCAGCATTTCTGTCGACTCACCATTAACAAATGTACCGGTACCATCTGGGGACTGCCTTTACCAACGAGACTAAAAGATTACTTGGAAGAGTATAAATTCCAG TGA